From Chryseobacterium gallinarum, one genomic window encodes:
- a CDS encoding phosphatase PAP2 family protein encodes MKKIAVASGIIFNLCCYNAQDTLQSRNLQKDIALLSSGSSIEVKTPFFKKDWVKKSMAPAILFTAAAATWGEKENIREVRNRYLPTFKAKYDDYLQYTPALTVYGLKLAGVKGRNNLGRATLSYATSLVIMGILVNSIKYTAKVERPDGSKNNSFPSGHTAMAFANASFLHKEYGIVNPAYSIGGYSAATLTGLGRNLNNRHWIPDILAGAGIGIISTELGYFFIDKIYKNKGDNLSVLSRIQGNDYPSFLAIKLGAALGTTNFLKESELDDKKQNGFEGGLEGAYFFSKKWGIGGDISFSSFPIKPQRISLDDAEDFGEHSIVTQSMGFLGAGIGPYFSHEFSDKWQLTLKATAGYSATASGKVFIKSDSIDTPTHELPIATYKPKPAFRWNTGASLTYKFNPGLGLTLYTDYNEIKSTIRYHFSDEIKESEELDEELNNITAKEKINYITLGLRLTAYF; translated from the coding sequence ATGAAAAAAATAGCGGTAGCATCCGGAATAATATTCAACTTATGTTGCTATAATGCACAAGACACATTACAATCACGAAATCTTCAAAAAGACATAGCGCTCCTCTCTTCCGGTTCTTCTATTGAGGTAAAAACTCCTTTTTTCAAAAAGGACTGGGTAAAAAAATCAATGGCACCGGCTATACTTTTTACCGCAGCAGCCGCTACATGGGGTGAAAAGGAAAACATCCGTGAAGTTCGTAACCGGTATCTTCCGACCTTCAAGGCTAAATATGATGATTATCTTCAATATACTCCTGCCCTTACCGTATATGGATTAAAACTAGCCGGAGTAAAAGGTAGGAACAATCTGGGCAGGGCAACCCTCTCGTATGCTACCAGCCTGGTTATCATGGGAATTCTTGTCAATTCTATAAAATATACCGCAAAAGTTGAGCGCCCGGATGGTTCAAAAAACAATTCATTTCCATCAGGGCATACCGCTATGGCCTTTGCCAATGCCAGCTTTTTGCACAAAGAATATGGAATAGTAAACCCTGCCTACAGTATTGGTGGATATAGCGCTGCCACCCTTACAGGCCTTGGGCGAAACTTAAACAACAGGCACTGGATACCAGACATTCTTGCTGGCGCAGGAATCGGGATCATTTCTACAGAACTGGGCTATTTCTTCATTGATAAAATTTATAAAAACAAAGGAGATAATTTAAGTGTTTTATCCAGAATACAGGGAAATGATTACCCTTCTTTTCTTGCTATAAAGCTTGGAGCAGCATTGGGAACTACAAATTTCCTTAAAGAATCCGAGCTTGATGATAAAAAACAGAACGGTTTCGAAGGCGGGCTGGAAGGCGCTTATTTCTTTTCAAAAAAATGGGGTATCGGTGGAGACATCAGTTTCAGCAGCTTCCCGATTAAACCGCAAAGAATCAGCCTGGATGATGCAGAAGATTTTGGAGAACATAGTATTGTTACACAGTCTATGGGCTTTTTGGGAGCCGGGATAGGCCCTTATTTTTCTCATGAATTTTCAGATAAATGGCAGCTTACTTTAAAAGCGACAGCCGGATATTCAGCGACAGCGAGTGGAAAAGTGTTTATAAAAAGCGACAGCATAGACACTCCTACTCACGAGCTTCCCATAGCCACATATAAACCTAAACCAGCCTTCCGCTGGAATACGGGAGCCTCCCTGACGTATAAATTCAATCCCGGATTAGGCCTTACTTTATATACCGACTACAATGAAATCAAATCTACCATCCGGTATCATTTCAGTGATGAAATAAAAGAAAGTGAAGAGCTGGATGAAGAACTTAACAACATCACTGCTAAAGAAAAAATCAATTATATCACTTTGGGTTTAAGATTAACTGCTTATTTCTAA
- a CDS encoding DUF1573 domain-containing protein: MKKLKITALLAVLACSSFYAGVFPVENTSVVKIMADAIKWKSESIDVGNIPQGKPKLIRFEFTNTSSKPIVIENVSPSCGCTTADYTKNPILPGKKGFVEASYNAAAKGQFMKTVSVTTSDSKTPKTLSFKGVVVS; this comes from the coding sequence ATGAAAAAATTAAAAATTACAGCTCTTTTAGCAGTGTTAGCCTGTTCTTCTTTTTATGCCGGTGTATTTCCTGTTGAAAATACTTCTGTGGTAAAAATAATGGCGGATGCTATCAAATGGAAATCAGAATCTATTGATGTGGGAAATATTCCGCAAGGGAAACCTAAATTAATCAGATTTGAATTTACCAATACTTCTTCCAAACCAATTGTCATAGAAAATGTGTCACCGTCATGCGGATGTACAACAGCAGATTATACAAAAAACCCAATTCTTCCAGGGAAAAAAGGTTTCGTGGAAGCAAGTTATAATGCAGCAGCCAAAGGTCAGTTTATGAAAACAGTTAGTGTTACCACAAGTGACAGTAAAACACCTAAAACGCTTTCCTTCAAAGGAGTAGTCGTTTCCTGA
- a CDS encoding M1 family metallopeptidase: MNCKLPILISTVALFFFSESAYAQEMSKYDYVEAFKPFFYPQTGTETRSASGQPGHAYWQNSADYHLNVSLDENKKEIAGTAEITYTNNSPDKLSFLWLQLDQNLFANDSRGNAVVPLSGSRNGAHGEQLQGGYTIKSVRLDGKEVKYTVTDTRMQIDLPKELKAKGGVAKIAIEYSFISPEYGSDRMGVQETKNGKIFTMAQWYPRMCVYDDVMGWNTLPYLGASEFYLEYGNITANITVPANHYVVASGELLNEKEVYSKEEINRWNQARNSDKTVVIRPESAINQNKASGTKTWKFKIVQARDFAWASSAAFILDAARINLPSGKKSLAISAYPAESAGEKAWGRSTEYTKAAIEHYSQKWYEYTYPAATNVAGNEGGMEYPGIVFCHMDSKGGDLWGVTDHEFGHNWFPMIVGSNERLFAWMDEGFNTFINEISTEAFNKGEYHIKKNMARSGSFLMSDDLEPIMVGPDNMRERNIASLAYYKPGAGLSILRESILGPEKFDKAFRAYINRWAFKHPTPWDFFHTMENVSGEELNWFWRGWFFNKWKIDQGIKNVKYISGDFKNGAQITVENLGQLPMPTIVRLKFKDGTSQTVKIPVEVWKRNTEWTFKVNSNKEIDEVKLDPDSMIPDINAKNNTWSSSGAKPMEKINAKDFTGTYGDKKISLRIKFIEKSGELFGMVDGQQEFPLEYQGNNKFTFDLADIEIVFSKDKKTITLTENGKNFTFTKE, translated from the coding sequence ATGAATTGTAAACTTCCCATCCTCATTTCTACTGTTGCATTGTTCTTTTTTTCAGAATCTGCTTATGCGCAGGAAATGTCGAAATATGATTATGTTGAGGCTTTTAAGCCATTTTTTTATCCTCAGACAGGTACAGAAACCCGATCTGCGAGCGGACAGCCGGGGCATGCCTATTGGCAGAATTCGGCAGATTATCATTTGAATGTAAGCCTGGATGAAAATAAAAAAGAAATTGCAGGAACCGCTGAAATTACTTATACCAATAACAGTCCAGATAAGCTAAGCTTTCTATGGCTGCAATTGGATCAGAATTTATTTGCAAATGATTCCCGTGGAAATGCGGTTGTTCCACTTTCAGGAAGCCGGAACGGGGCGCATGGAGAACAGCTTCAGGGAGGATATACGATAAAGTCTGTGAGACTTGACGGTAAAGAAGTGAAATACACTGTTACAGATACAAGAATGCAGATTGATCTTCCCAAAGAGCTTAAAGCTAAAGGAGGTGTGGCAAAGATTGCTATTGAATATTCTTTTATTTCTCCTGAATATGGCTCAGACAGAATGGGAGTGCAGGAAACTAAAAATGGCAAAATTTTTACCATGGCACAATGGTATCCGAGAATGTGTGTCTATGATGATGTAATGGGATGGAACACTTTGCCTTATCTCGGAGCCTCTGAATTCTATCTGGAATATGGAAATATTACAGCCAATATTACGGTGCCAGCTAATCACTATGTAGTGGCATCGGGCGAGCTCCTGAATGAGAAAGAAGTATACAGCAAAGAAGAGATCAACAGGTGGAACCAGGCCAGAAACAGTGATAAAACAGTTGTCATACGCCCTGAGTCTGCAATAAATCAGAATAAAGCTTCCGGAACAAAAACATGGAAATTTAAAATTGTGCAGGCAAGGGATTTTGCATGGGCATCTTCTGCTGCATTTATACTAGACGCTGCAAGAATTAACCTGCCTAGCGGTAAGAAATCCTTGGCAATTTCTGCCTATCCTGCTGAAAGTGCCGGTGAAAAAGCATGGGGCAGATCTACAGAATATACCAAAGCAGCTATAGAGCATTATTCCCAAAAGTGGTATGAATATACTTATCCGGCAGCCACCAATGTGGCAGGAAATGAAGGTGGAATGGAATATCCGGGCATTGTTTTCTGCCATATGGATTCAAAAGGAGGCGACCTTTGGGGTGTTACGGATCATGAGTTCGGGCACAATTGGTTCCCTATGATTGTAGGATCCAATGAAAGGTTATTTGCCTGGATGGATGAAGGCTTTAATACCTTTATCAATGAAATTTCAACGGAAGCTTTTAATAAAGGGGAATATCATATCAAGAAAAATATGGCCCGGTCAGGAAGCTTTTTAATGAGTGATGATCTGGAGCCTATTATGGTAGGACCGGATAATATGAGAGAAAGAAATATTGCTTCTTTAGCCTACTATAAACCCGGCGCAGGATTATCCATTTTGAGGGAATCAATCCTTGGACCTGAAAAGTTTGATAAGGCTTTCAGGGCGTATATTAACCGTTGGGCTTTTAAACATCCTACTCCATGGGATTTTTTCCATACGATGGAAAACGTTTCAGGAGAAGAGTTGAATTGGTTCTGGAGAGGATGGTTTTTTAATAAATGGAAAATTGATCAGGGTATCAAAAACGTAAAATACATCAGTGGAGATTTTAAAAACGGGGCCCAGATTACCGTTGAAAACCTGGGGCAGTTACCTATGCCAACAATAGTCAGGCTGAAATTTAAAGATGGAACATCCCAAACCGTAAAAATACCTGTTGAAGTATGGAAAAGAAATACGGAATGGACTTTTAAGGTAAATTCCAATAAAGAAATTGATGAGGTGAAACTGGATCCGGACTCTATGATTCCGGATATTAATGCGAAAAACAATACCTGGTCATCTTCCGGTGCTAAACCTATGGAAAAGATCAATGCAAAAGATTTTACAGGAACATATGGAGATAAAAAGATTTCACTCAGGATCAAATTTATTGAAAAAAGCGGTGAGCTCTTTGGAATGGTAGATGGGCAGCAGGAATTCCCTCTTGAATACCAGGGGAATAATAAATTTACTTTTGATCTGGCGGATATTGAGATTGTATTCAGTAAAGACAAAAAAACAATTACCCTCACGGAAAACGGAAAGAATTTTACGTTTACAAAAGAGTAA
- a CDS encoding zinc metalloprotease gives MKKLLFGASIIFLASCNNDMSSVNDQTAESENTQQIAGKRTCPSDVMREKILNSDPAARARVEAIEQYTERHLNDIKVGKVLADGTVEIPVVFNVIYNTSTQNVSDARLQSQIDILNQDYAGTNSNIGNTPAEFVPVKAGDTKIRFRLAKTVRKQSSVTSWNPDENKMKSATTGIAATSPDNYLNIWIVNNMTGGTLGYAYYPGTISAALDGVVLAAPYVGTGSGTSAPYNLGRTATHEVGHYLNLPHLWGSTDTGCQTDYSNDTPVSPGPNYGVPTYPLNRVCGGVSRSQIFMNYMDYVDDQAMCMFTANQKQRMQAVVAASGPRSGLRLY, from the coding sequence ATGAAAAAACTTCTTTTTGGAGCCAGTATTATATTTCTGGCATCATGTAACAATGACATGAGCTCTGTCAATGACCAGACAGCAGAGTCAGAAAACACACAACAAATAGCCGGCAAAAGAACCTGCCCGTCAGATGTAATGAGGGAAAAAATCCTGAATTCTGACCCCGCTGCCAGAGCAAGAGTAGAAGCCATTGAACAGTACACCGAAAGGCATCTCAATGATATAAAAGTGGGCAAGGTACTGGCAGATGGTACTGTAGAAATTCCGGTTGTTTTCAACGTTATTTACAACACAAGCACCCAAAACGTATCGGATGCAAGGTTACAGTCCCAGATTGATATCCTGAATCAGGATTACGCTGGTACTAACAGTAATATCGGAAATACCCCCGCAGAGTTTGTTCCGGTAAAAGCCGGGGACACTAAAATCCGCTTCAGACTTGCCAAAACGGTAAGAAAACAAAGCTCAGTCACTTCATGGAATCCTGATGAAAACAAAATGAAATCTGCTACCACCGGTATTGCAGCTACATCTCCTGACAATTATCTGAACATCTGGATTGTTAATAATATGACTGGAGGTACTCTGGGATATGCCTATTATCCTGGGACAATTTCAGCAGCTTTGGACGGTGTTGTACTGGCAGCCCCTTATGTAGGAACCGGCTCCGGAACATCAGCTCCGTATAACCTGGGAAGAACTGCTACTCATGAGGTGGGGCATTATCTGAATCTGCCACACCTTTGGGGCTCCACCGACACAGGCTGTCAGACAGATTATTCTAATGATACTCCTGTTTCTCCAGGCCCAAATTACGGAGTGCCTACTTACCCTCTTAACCGTGTATGTGGTGGAGTAAGCCGTTCTCAGATTTTCATGAACTATATGGATTATGTAGACGACCAGGCAATGTGTATGTTTACAGCCAATCAAAAACAAAGAATGCAGGCCGTAGTAGCTGCCTCCGGTCCAAGATCAGGATTAAGGCTTTATTAA
- a CDS encoding endonuclease/exonuclease/phosphatase family protein — protein sequence MNFRFSIVFLMLYVLGFSQDFTVMSFNIRLNVASDKENAWPERKQEVADLLMYYHPDYFGVQEALPDQMKDIKSGLKNYDYIGVGRDDGKEKGEFSAIFYDMNRLEVLKSGTFWLSETPEKPSRGWDAALNRICTYAVFKDKKSKKEFLAMNLHFDHVGNVARVKSSELLLKKIKELNPKNLPVTLSGDFNLTDDTEPIKILSREMKDTFYHSEKKHYGPVGTFTAFNVNEVPKERIDYIFTKGFTIKSHRHINDRRENLLYPSDHFPVIVTLSL from the coding sequence ATGAATTTTAGATTTTCAATTGTATTCCTGATGCTATATGTATTAGGGTTTTCACAGGATTTTACTGTAATGAGTTTTAATATCAGGCTTAATGTTGCGTCAGACAAAGAAAACGCATGGCCGGAAAGAAAGCAGGAGGTTGCTGATTTATTGATGTATTACCATCCTGATTATTTTGGAGTACAGGAAGCACTTCCGGACCAGATGAAAGACATCAAAAGCGGATTGAAGAATTATGATTACATAGGAGTAGGCAGGGATGATGGTAAAGAAAAAGGTGAGTTTTCAGCCATTTTTTATGATATGAATAGACTTGAAGTGCTGAAATCAGGAACATTCTGGCTTTCTGAAACTCCAGAAAAACCTTCCAGAGGATGGGATGCTGCCCTGAACAGGATCTGTACGTATGCTGTTTTTAAAGATAAAAAGTCAAAAAAAGAATTCCTGGCCATGAACCTTCATTTTGATCATGTTGGGAATGTGGCAAGGGTTAAATCATCGGAACTTCTTCTGAAAAAGATAAAAGAGCTCAATCCGAAAAATCTTCCGGTAACGCTAAGCGGGGATTTTAATTTAACAGATGATACGGAGCCCATAAAAATTCTTTCCCGGGAAATGAAAGATACTTTCTATCATTCGGAAAAAAAACATTACGGGCCGGTTGGGACCTTTACGGCATTTAATGTAAATGAAGTACCTAAAGAAAGAATCGATTATATCTTTACCAAAGGCTTTACCATAAAATCCCACAGGCATATCAATGACAGGAGGGAAAACCTGCTTTATCCTTCCGATCATTTTCCTGTAATTGTAACTCTTTCCCTTTAA
- a CDS encoding SDR family oxidoreductase has translation MSLYTQPMLREGALKDKVAIVTGGGSGLGKAMTKYFLELGANVVITSRNLEKLQATAKELEDETGGKVLCVACDVRNWDEVEAMKDATLKEFGKIDILLNNAAGNFISPTEKLTHSAFDSILDIVLKGTKNCTLSIGKHWIESKTPGTVLNIVTTYSWTGSAYVVPSACAKAGVLAMTRSLAVEWAKYGIRFNAIAPGPFPTKGAWDRLLPGDLQEKFDMKKKVPLRRVGEHQELANLAAYLVSDYSAYMNGEVVTIDGGEWLQGAGEFNMLEAIPGEMWDALEAMIKAKKSN, from the coding sequence ATGAGTCTATATACACAACCCATGCTGCGTGAAGGCGCGCTAAAAGATAAAGTGGCTATTGTAACGGGAGGCGGAAGCGGTCTTGGAAAAGCAATGACTAAATATTTTCTTGAATTGGGAGCTAATGTGGTGATCACTTCCAGGAATCTTGAAAAACTTCAGGCAACAGCAAAAGAGCTGGAAGATGAAACAGGAGGTAAAGTTCTTTGTGTTGCCTGCGATGTAAGAAACTGGGATGAGGTAGAAGCAATGAAAGATGCCACTCTAAAAGAGTTTGGTAAAATTGATATCCTTCTGAATAATGCTGCAGGGAACTTTATTTCCCCCACAGAAAAATTGACACATTCCGCGTTTGATTCTATCCTGGATATTGTATTAAAAGGAACTAAAAACTGTACACTGTCCATAGGTAAGCATTGGATAGAATCCAAAACCCCGGGAACTGTCCTCAATATTGTAACGACCTATTCCTGGACGGGTTCTGCTTATGTGGTCCCATCAGCATGTGCAAAAGCGGGAGTCCTGGCAATGACCAGGTCACTGGCTGTGGAATGGGCAAAATACGGAATCCGTTTTAATGCTATTGCTCCGGGGCCTTTCCCTACCAAAGGAGCCTGGGATAGGCTTCTTCCGGGGGATCTTCAGGAAAAATTCGATATGAAAAAGAAAGTTCCGCTAAGAAGGGTGGGAGAACATCAGGAACTGGCCAATTTAGCCGCTTATCTGGTTTCAGATTATTCCGCCTATATGAACGGTGAAGTAGTGACTATTGATGGAGGCGAATGGCTTCAGGGAGCAGGCGAATTTAACATGCTTGAGGCGATTCCGGGTGAAATGTGGGATGCTTTGGAAGCTATGATTAAGGCAAAGAAGTCAAATTAA
- a CDS encoding M1 family metallopeptidase, whose amino-acid sequence MKRIFSGIMLVASLLHFSAQELYMPRNIKKAFEKGTRDASGAPGKNYWQNKGVYNVEVKVDAATKIVSGKETIIYTNNSPDDLDELAIRFVNNLHKPQSPRSGFVSKDFLSSGLTIKSFIVNGEKYDINSDDWSTVEKVKLKSVIQSKTKTEVKIEWEYPLSVQSGREGQIDPETFYVAYSFPRISVYDDYNGWDMLPHSDRQEFYNDFNDYSFAITAPKNYVVWATGEFLNPEAVLQPEYLKRYKASLKSDQVMHIASEQEMKSGKVTRQNKWNVWKFKANHITDFCFALSNHYVWDAASVQLKSKRASVQAGYKAGAKDFEHYVDWMRYNLDWFSKNWPGVEYPYNVMTAIQGFADMEYPMMINDSSIPDNLQDARLTADHEIAHTYFPFYMGINETRYAFMDEGWATTLEYLIGIDENGEAEAKDFYKNFRVKKWISSPAAEQDQPLITMSTQVSGAGYGNNSYVKASLSYLALKDYLGDELFKKALHHYMDNWNGKHPVPWDYFNSMNTGSGKNLNWFFQNWFYTNNYIDLKVGGASQMNDLLTVNVVNTGGFAIPFDAILSYEDGTTEKIHFSPSVWEKDQKLTDLMIPIKKKVKSVQLDGDIFMDYTPEDNSKMF is encoded by the coding sequence ATGAAGAGAATTTTTTCCGGAATAATGTTGGTAGCTTCGCTATTGCATTTTTCTGCCCAGGAATTATATATGCCGAGAAACATCAAAAAAGCCTTTGAAAAAGGAACCCGTGATGCTTCGGGTGCTCCCGGCAAAAACTATTGGCAAAATAAAGGAGTATATAATGTTGAGGTAAAAGTGGATGCTGCTACAAAGATAGTCTCCGGAAAAGAAACAATCATATATACCAACAACAGTCCGGACGACCTTGATGAGTTGGCTATTCGTTTTGTGAATAATCTTCACAAGCCACAATCTCCAAGATCAGGCTTCGTTTCCAAAGATTTCCTTTCCTCCGGGCTGACCATCAAATCATTCATTGTCAATGGAGAGAAATACGATATCAATAGTGATGATTGGAGTACTGTAGAAAAAGTGAAGTTAAAATCAGTTATACAATCAAAAACCAAAACTGAAGTAAAAATAGAGTGGGAGTACCCGCTTTCTGTACAGAGTGGAAGGGAAGGGCAGATTGATCCTGAAACGTTTTATGTGGCTTACTCCTTCCCGAGGATTTCCGTTTATGATGACTACAACGGATGGGATATGCTACCGCACTCAGACAGGCAGGAGTTTTACAATGATTTTAATGATTATAGTTTTGCCATTACGGCACCCAAAAACTATGTGGTCTGGGCAACGGGAGAATTTCTGAATCCTGAAGCTGTACTTCAGCCGGAATATTTAAAAAGATATAAAGCTTCATTGAAAAGTGATCAGGTAATGCATATTGCTTCGGAGCAGGAAATGAAATCCGGGAAAGTAACCCGGCAGAATAAATGGAATGTTTGGAAATTTAAGGCTAATCATATCACGGATTTCTGTTTTGCCCTGAGTAATCATTATGTGTGGGATGCGGCCAGTGTACAACTAAAAAGCAAAAGAGCCAGTGTACAGGCGGGATACAAGGCAGGAGCAAAAGACTTTGAACACTACGTGGATTGGATGCGCTACAATCTGGATTGGTTTTCCAAAAACTGGCCGGGGGTAGAGTATCCTTATAATGTAATGACGGCCATCCAGGGATTTGCAGATATGGAATATCCGATGATGATTAACGATAGCAGTATTCCGGACAACCTTCAGGATGCAAGACTGACGGCAGACCATGAGATTGCCCATACCTATTTCCCCTTCTACATGGGAATCAATGAAACGAGATATGCTTTCATGGACGAAGGCTGGGCAACTACTCTGGAGTATCTGATCGGAATTGATGAAAACGGAGAAGCGGAAGCAAAAGACTTTTATAAAAATTTCCGTGTTAAAAAATGGATCAGCAGCCCGGCTGCAGAACAGGACCAGCCATTGATTACCATGAGTACACAGGTAAGCGGAGCAGGCTACGGAAACAATTCCTATGTGAAAGCATCTCTTTCTTACCTTGCTTTAAAGGATTATCTTGGAGATGAACTGTTTAAAAAAGCCCTGCATCATTATATGGATAACTGGAACGGAAAGCATCCGGTTCCCTGGGATTATTTCAATTCTATGAATACTGGTTCCGGTAAAAACCTGAACTGGTTTTTCCAGAATTGGTTTTATACCAATAATTACATCGATTTAAAAGTGGGGGGAGCCTCTCAGATGAATGATCTGTTGACGGTAAATGTTGTGAATACAGGAGGTTTTGCCATTCCGTTTGATGCTATACTTTCCTATGAAGATGGAACTACCGAAAAGATCCATTTTTCACCTTCTGTTTGGGAAAAAGACCAGAAACTGACCGATCTGATGATTCCCATTAAGAAAAAGGTGAAGTCAGTGCAATTGGATGGAGATATTTTTATGGATTATACACCGGAAGATAACAGTAAAATGTTTTAA
- a CDS encoding zinc metalloprotease, with amino-acid sequence MKKLLFGALMLGVMSACNSDSLSTQNETPSDPSTASADLVKRGCASEEIRQEALRNSAELRQRYSTLEANTEKFTNDLKLGKVLADGSVEIPVIVNVIYKTSAENVSDARIAEQIAVLNADYSGTNSDASKIPSEFLPVSSGDTKVKFRLVNTVRKSTTKTSWSTNDDMKKASKGGIDATNPSNYLNIWVVGKMTSQGRTILGYATFPESAGLWNDGVVIGAPYFGKTGASSPFNLGRTATHEVGHYLNLRHIWGDANCGNDLVSDTPTQTTANYGKPTYPLYNTCSGVQRSVMFMNYMDYVDDGAMFMFSAGQKTRMQSVVASTGLRSGLRTL; translated from the coding sequence ATGAAAAAACTACTATTTGGAGCTCTTATGCTCGGCGTAATGTCTGCCTGTAACAGCGACAGCCTTAGTACTCAAAATGAAACGCCTTCTGATCCTTCAACAGCTTCTGCTGATCTGGTTAAAAGAGGCTGTGCATCTGAAGAAATAAGACAGGAAGCCTTACGTAACAGTGCAGAGCTCAGACAAAGATATTCAACGCTGGAAGCTAATACTGAGAAATTTACCAATGACTTAAAGCTGGGTAAAGTCCTTGCAGACGGCAGTGTAGAAATTCCTGTCATTGTGAATGTAATTTATAAGACCTCTGCAGAAAACGTTTCTGATGCAAGAATTGCTGAACAAATTGCTGTACTGAATGCTGATTATTCAGGTACCAATAGTGATGCCAGTAAAATTCCTTCCGAATTCCTTCCTGTAAGCTCCGGAGATACAAAAGTAAAATTCAGGCTGGTAAATACAGTGAGAAAATCTACCACAAAAACAAGCTGGTCTACCAATGATGATATGAAAAAAGCCTCCAAAGGAGGTATTGATGCAACTAACCCAAGCAATTATTTAAATATCTGGGTAGTAGGCAAAATGACAAGTCAGGGACGAACAATCCTTGGTTATGCAACATTCCCTGAGTCTGCAGGATTATGGAATGACGGCGTTGTAATTGGCGCACCGTATTTTGGTAAAACCGGAGCATCTTCTCCTTTCAATTTAGGAAGGACTGCAACGCATGAGGTAGGACATTATCTCAATCTAAGACACATCTGGGGAGACGCCAATTGTGGAAACGATCTGGTGAGCGACACCCCTACTCAGACAACAGCCAATTACGGGAAACCTACTTATCCTCTTTATAACACATGTAGTGGTGTACAGAGGTCAGTAATGTTTATGAATTATATGGATTATGTAGACGATGGCGCTATGTTTATGTTCTCTGCAGGACAAAAAACAAGAATGCAGTCTGTGGTAGCTTCTACAGGTCTGAGATCCGGCTTAAGAACTTTATAA